The Pyrenophora tritici-repentis strain M4 chromosome 10, whole genome shotgun sequence genome contains a region encoding:
- a CDS encoding COX6B domain containing protein, which translates to MGWFSSGAKEESGVKKTEGGAFESPSRSNRKQCYAARDAFFECLDKNQILDSINGKKGRENSERLCGQFDKEFEKNCAHSWVEYFKKQRVVNFQREQTIKRIEMQGGEITAPQLPVPGQNK; encoded by the exons ATGGGCTGGTTCAGTTCCGGCGCAAAGGAAGAGTCGGGCGTCAAAAAGACAGAAGGCGGCGCATTCGAATCCCCATCACGCTCAAATCGGAAACAATGCTACGCAGCACGCGACGCCTTTTTCGAATGTCTCGACAAGAACCAAATCCTCGACAGCATAAATGGCAAAAAGGGTCGGGAAAATTCTGAAAGGTTGTGCGGGCAGTTTGACAAGGAATTCGAGAAGAACTGTGCACACAGTTGG GTTGAGTACTTCAAAAAGCAGAGAGTGGTCAACTTCCAACGCGAGCAAACAATCAAGAGGATTGAGATGCAGGGAGGCGAAATTACTGCACCGCAATTACCTGTGCCTGGTCAGAACAAGTAG
- a CDS encoding AsnS, Aspartyl-asparaginyl-tRNA synthetase: protein MTRFLALRRSFARPQLSGRNRGSASTCRPRCSSTFGPSNLAELLPKSPLPSSSPKSPLDGETLTINGYVRTVRKQKRIAFAAIGDGSTLQTVQAVLDPSLAEGLSTGVAVTVTGKWTPSPGQGQSHELQVNNVRILGDNDAATYPIQKKYQTAEFLRTLPHLRSRLPFNSLILRLRSLVTAEVTKYFAKHDFVQCHPPIITSSDCEGAGEVFTVAPGAPAVPDKQLSNQAKQHEDQFFGSPKYLTVSSQLHLEALAQSVNKVWALSPTFRAEKSDTARHLSEFYMLEAELAFVNNVNVVMDVVEDMLRSVASELQTSSVGRELLEARARDQEEERTPVSHTVLAQRWQGLVAGPWPRITYKAAVQHLKDAVAQGKVGFEYAPGHEDGLQTEHERYLADSMGRGGPVFITDYPRLIKPFYMAPSTDAAAEEEGASTVACFDLLVPEICELVGGSMREHRLPELVKSMHDHGLEHVADKTTDASDGSLQWYVDLRRYGSVPHGGFGLGFDRLLCYLSGVSNIRDVVSFPRWHKRCDC from the exons ATGACCCGCTTCCTTGCACTCCGGAGGAGCTTTGCCCGACCCCAGCTCTCAGGTCGAAACCGGGGAAGCGCGTCGACATGTCGTCCTCGCTGCAGTTCGACCTTTGGCCCAAGCAATCTAGCTGAGCTGCTACCCAAGTCTCCACTCCCTTCCTCCTCGCCCAAGTCTCCACTAGACGGTGAGACGCTGACAATCAACGGCTACGTGCGGACGGTGCGTAAGCAGAAGCGCATTGCCTTTGCTGCCATAGGCGATGGTTCGACCTTGCAGACAGTCCAGGCTGTTCTGGATCCTAGCCTAGCAGAAGG ACTCTCTACCGGTGTTGCAGTCACAGTCACTGGCAAGTGGACACCCTCGCCAGGACAGGGTCAATCTCATGAGCTTCAAGTGAACAATGTGCGCATACTGGGAGACAATGATGCTGCA ACCTATCCAATTCAGAAAAAGTATCAGACAGCCGAGTTTCTTCGTACTCTCCCGCATCTGCGAAGTCGGCTGCCGTTCAACTCTCTCATCCTGCGACTAAGGTCGCTAGTCACGGCAGAAGTGACAAAGTACTTTGCAAAACACGACTTTGTCCAATGCCATCCACCAATCATCACGTCGTCGGATTGCGAGGGCGCAGGAGAGGTCTTTACCGTTGCACCGGGAGCACCGGCTGTACCAGATAAACAGTTGTCGAATCAGGCCAAACAGCACGAAGACCAGTTTTTCGGTTCCCCAAAGTACCTGACAGTTTCCAGCCAGTTGCATCTGGAAGCTTTGGCCCAGTCTGTAAACAAGGTTTGGGCTCTATCTCCGACGTTTCGCGCTGAGAAGAGTGATACGGCTCGTCATCTCAGCGAGTTCTACATGTTGGAAGCGGAGCTGGCGTTTGTGAACAATGTAAATGTTGTCATGGACGTGGTAGAAGACATGCTGCGCTCGGTTGCGTCGGAACTACAAACCTCATCTGTAGGGCGGGAGCTTCTCGAGGCGCGAGCACGAGACCAGGAGGAAGAGCGCACACCCGTGTCGCACACGGTCCTCGCACAGCGATGGCAAGGGCTGGTAGCCGGGCCATGGCCCCGAATCACATACAAGGCTGCGGTACAGCACCTCAAAGACGCCGTGGCTCAGGGAAAGGTGGGCTTTGAATATGCACCTGGTCATGAAGACGGCCTCCAAACCGAGCACGAGCGATACCTGGCTGACAGCATGGGACGGGGTGGACCTGTGTTCATCACCGACTATCCACGTCTCATCAAGCCGTTTTACATGGCGCCGTCAACTGACGCGGCAGCTGAAGAAGAGGGGGCATCAACGGTCGCGTGCTTCGATCTGCTAGTCCCCGAGATCTGTGAATTAGTGGGTGGCTCGATGCGTGAACACAGACTACCGGAACTTGTAAAGTCGATGCATGACCACGGCCTTGAGCACGTAGCGGACAagaccaccgacgcatcaGACGGGTCCTTGCAGTGGTATGTGGATCTCCGAAGATACGGCAGCGTGCCGCACGGCGGCTTTGGTCTTGGGTTCGATCGACTCCTGTGCTACCTCTCAGGCGTCTCCAATATCAGGGATGTGGTCAGCTTTCCACGGTGGCACAAGCGGTGCGACTGCTGA
- a CDS encoding Periplasmic protein TonB: protein MAPRKKTEEKATANEAADMVLQYLHKQNRPYSAIDVSANLHNKVTKAAAAKILKDLHEQKLIEGRAAGKQIVYHALQNAAEACTTSELAALDTTILDLRTRTTALLATAKALRSTLSSLNSTLSTADLVTHVHALEQEKTQLETRLDALRKGKAKKISREEREGVEMEWKKWGKVAKARERIVKEMWGVIEEGVGDLAVREEMREMFDLDG, encoded by the exons ATGGCGCCCCGCAAGAAGACCGAAGAGAAGGCGACGGCCAACGAGGCAGCAGACATGGTGCTGCAATATCTGC ACAAGCAAAACCGCCCTTACTCAGCCATTGATGTGTCTGCCAACTTGCATAACAAGGTCACCAAAG CCGCCGCAGCAAAAATCCTCAAAGACCTCCATGAGCAGAAATTGATTGAAGGCCGTGCAGCTG GCAAACAAATCGTCTACCACGCCCTACAG AACGCAGCAGAAGCCTGTACAACCTCCGAGCTCGCCGCCCTCGACACCACCATCCTCGACCTCCGCACCCGCACCACCGCCCTCCTCGCCACCGCAAAAGCCCTCCGCAgcaccctctccagcctcaaCTCAACCCTCAGCACCGCCGACCTCGTCACGCACGTGCACGCGCTCGAGCAAGAGAAGACGCAGCTTGAAACCCGACTTGATGCGTTGAGGAAGGGCAAGGCGAAGAAGATTTCAAGGGAGGAGAGGGAGGGTGTGGAGATGGAGTGGAAGAAGTGGGGGAAGGTGGCGAAGGCGAGAGAGCGCATTGTTAAGGAGATGTGGGGGGTTATTGAGGAGGGGGTGGGGGATCTGGCGGTTAGAGAGGAGATGAGGGAGATGTTTGATTTGGATGGGTAG
- a CDS encoding MC family mitochondrial carrier protein, which yields MLAGAFAGIAEHSVMYPVDLLKTRMQIVNPSPSAMYSGISNAMVTISRAEGFWSLWRGLSSVVMGAGPAHAVYFASYEATKHALGGNEGESHEHHPLAAAASGAAATISSDALMNPFDVIKQRMQMHGSIYKSVPQCAREVFRAEGIGAFYVSYPTTLCMTVPFTALQFMAYESISKVMNPTGRYDPYTHCFAGGIAGGFAAGLTTPLDVIKTLLQTRGNARDAELKNVSGLMQAARIIREREGYRGYFRGLKPRIITTMPSTAICWSAYEMAKAFFIRRSTNSSTAI from the exons ATGCTTGCCGGCGCGTTCGCAGGCATTGCC GAACACTCGGTCATGTATCCCGTCGATCTACTCAAG ACCAGAATGCAGATAGTCAATCCATCACCGAGCGCCATGTACAGCGGCATTTCAAACGCCATGGTCACAATATCGCGGGCGGAAGGCTTCTGGTCGTTATGGAGGGGTTTGTCCAGTGTTGTAATGGGCGCAG GTCCCGCGCATGCCGTCTACTTTGCCTCGTATGAAGCCACAAAACACGCCCTCGGTGGCAATGAAGGAGAGAGCCATGAGCACCACCCTCTTGCAGCAG CTGCTAGCGGCGCTGCAGCCACTATTTCCAGCGATGCGCTGATGAATCCCTTTGACG TCATAAAACAACGCATGCAAATGCACGGTTCCATCTACAAGTCTGTCCCCCAATGCGCCCGAGAGGTGTTCCGCGCCGAAGGAATAGGCGCATTCTACGTCTCGTACCCCACCACGCTATGTATGACGGTTCCATTTACCGCCCTACAATTCATGGCATACGAATCCATATCCAAAGTCATGAACCCGACCGGCCGCTACGACCCGTACACGCATTGTTTCGCCGGAGGTATTGCCGGTGGATTTGCTGCCGGGCTTACCACGCCACTGGACGTGATCAAGACGCTATTACAAACACGAGGAAATGCTCGGGATGCCGAATTAAAAAATGTCTCGGGCTTGATGCAGGCGGCAAGGATCATTCGTGAAAGAGAAGGATACAGAGGGTACTTTCGTGGACTGAAGCCTCGAATCATCACCACCATGCCTAGCACAGCAATTTGCTG GTCTGCATACGAAATGGCCAAGGCCTTTTTCATTCGGCGAAGCACAAACTCGTCCACGGCTATTTGA
- a CDS encoding SpoVK, ATPase AAA+ class: MRANTTQKAYDEAFLACSTAVYFEGQNNEKEALRSWKTALDHIYYHNARRNPSTYRPASETERALIESLRQLELQCKERVDLLEALKKSRKESKESQPSSTTAPAPPPHGMPLSPSNVNTASWLGGGSLPPIEYADLSRPPPLPYRPALPPRKSSGGSVRENTLTQTRSASMLSPGATGEDKTRTPSPEKKGRMLRTLRSGKESKSSSSKLPNSLRNRPDASKAATQAWTVKATSNSSRPNLGPSNSSSASLPQSSRSSIDRPAGERPNAYCSNSESYQPHTQAPFYFRAGDGSASTAYAVPSTGGSEPEPIKMPGPERTPLIPRKSIDTGRTLNAQALPSYRKEYPKPPPDPRNLAVSAAARSYSDNSGERAGVMWDPTTRRLVPKSTNSYSRTRTDSDQDESEAIPLEEDGEMLKHRPSPVRKGRARGNSMRAELPDTPSTDSTEAELEPEEMDEWKQRTEEIMKILPRGVDRQAAQQILNEIVIQGDEVHWDDVSGLEVAKSALKETVVYPFLRPDLFMGLREPARGMLLFGPPGTGKTMLARAVATESKSTFFAISASSLTSKFLGESEKLVRALFQLAKLLAPSIIFVDEIDSLLSSRSSSGEHEASRRIKTEFLIQWSDLQKAAAGSALTDKEKEKGDATRVLVLAATNLPWAIDEAARRRFVRRQYIPLPEGWVRKQQMQTLLSHQKHELSDEDLDHLVTLTEGFSGSDITALAKDAAMGPLRSLGEKLLSMTMDQIRPIQYQDFVASLQTIRPSVSKQGLKEFEDWATQFGERGG, translated from the exons ATGCGCGCCAATACTACTCAAAAAGCCTATGACGAGGCCTTTCTAGCTTGCTCGACAGCGGTTTATTTCGAAGGCCAA AACAACGAAAAAGAAGCGCTACGGTCGTGGAAGACTGCGCTCGACCATATCTACTACCATAATGCTCGCCGCAATCCCTCCACCTATCGCCCCGCGTCCGAGACAGAGAGGGCACTCATAGAGTCGCTGCGTCAACTGGAGCTGCAATGCAAGGAGCGCGTGGATCTCTTGGAGGCGCTGAAGAAGAGTCGGAAAGAGTCCAAGGAGAGCCAACCTTCTAGTACAACTGCGCCCGCCCCGCCTCCCCACGGTATGCCCCTGTCGCCGAGCAATGTCAACACAGCCTCATGGCTGGGCGGAGGTTCTCTACCTCCTATAGAGTATGCCGATCTCTCGAGACCACCTCCTTTACCATATCGCCCTGCTCTGCCGCCACGAAAGAGCTCTGGCGGGTCCGTACGAGAGAATACCTTGACGCAGACTCGAAGCGCATCAATGCTGTCGCCTGGGGCAACGGGAGAGGACAAGACACGTACACCATCGCCAGAGAAGAAGGGCAGGATGCTACGGACACTTAGGTCTGGGAAGGAGAGCAAGTCTTCTTCATCCAAGTTGCCCAATTCGTTGAGGAATCGGCCTGATGCTTCCAAGGCAGCTACACAAGCATGGACTGTCAAAGCCACATCCAATTCCAGTAGGCCCAACCTGGGACCTTCAAACTCATCATCGGCTTCATTACCTCAGTCAAGTCGCTCATCCATTGATAGGCCGGCTGGTGAGAGGCCGAACGCGTACTGCTCAAATTCCGAGTCATACCAGCCGCACACACAGGCTCCATTTTACTTTAGAGCTGGCGACGGTTCGGCTTCCACCGCCTACGCAGTGCCATCCACGGGTGGAAGCGAACCTGAGCCAATCAAGATGCCCGGTCCTGAGCGCACACCACTGATCCCTCGCAAGTCTATCGATACGGGTCGAACATTGAATGCGCAAGCACTACCTTCATACAGGAAGGAGTATCCCAAGCCTCCCCCAGACCCTCGTAATCTCGCAGTTTCGGCAGCCGCCCGATCCTATAGTGACAATAGTGGTGAACGAGCTGGGGTTATGTGGGATCCCACTACACGAAGATTAGTACCAAAGTCGACAAACAGCTATTCGCGCACACGAACAGATTCAGACCAAGACGAGTCTGAAGCCATACCACTCGAGGAGGATGGCGAAATGCTCAAACACAGACCATCTCCAGTGCGCAAGGGCAGAGCCAGAGGAAATTCGATGCGTGCCGAACTGCCTGATACCCCGAGCACAGATAGTACTGAAGCGGAACTAGAGCCAGAAGAGATGGACGAGTGGAAGCAAAGAACGGAGGAGATAATGAAGATTCTTCCAAGAGGTGTCGACAGACAAGCTGCGCAGCAAATCTTGAATGAAATAGTGATACAGGGAGATGAAGTACACTGGGACGACGTGTCAGGGCTCGAAGTTGCAAAATCGGCATTGAAAGAGACTGTGGTGTATCCGTTCTTGCGACCGGATCTGTTCATGGGTCTCCGGGAGCCTGCACGTGGCATGCTTCTCTTCGGGCCTCCAGGAACTGGAAAGACGATGTTGGCCAGAGCGGTGGCCACCGAGTCCAAGTCCACTTTCTTCGCCATTTCAGCTAGCAGTCTGACTTCGAAGTTTCTAGGCGAGTCTGAGAAGCTAGTTCGTGCGCTGTTCCAGCTTGCAAAATTGCTTGCGCcgtccatcatcttcgtTGACGAGATTGACTCCCTTCTTTCATCACGCTCTAGTTCAGGAGAACACGAAGCTTCGCGTCGTATCAAGACTGAGTTTCTCATCCAGTGGTCTGACTTACAGAAGGCTGCTGCTGGCAGCGCACTTACTgacaaggagaaggaaaAAGGCGATGCTACAAGGGTGCTTGTGCTTGCAGCAACCAACCTGCCATGGGCGATCGATGAAGCAGCTAGAAGGCGGTTTGTGCGAAGACAGTACATCCCGCTCCCCGAAGGCTGGGTCAGAAAGCAGCAAATGCAGACATTGTTGAGCCATCAGAAACACGAATTGAGCGATGAGGATTTGGATCATTTGGTCACGCTCACAGAAG GTTTCTCTGGCTCTGATATTACTGCTCTTGCCAAGGATGCTGCGATGGGACCTTTGCGCTCGCTGGGTGAGAAGTTACTTTCTATGACAATGGATCAGATACGGCCGATACAGTACCAGGATTTTGTAGCTAGCCTTCAAACCATTAGACCGTCTGTTAGTAAGCAGGGGTTGAAGGAGTTTGAGGATTGGGCCACGCAGTTTGGTGAGCGTGGGGGTTGA
- a CDS encoding SYS1 domain containing protein has translation MPRRRRPPRPGALADLSPTRILTQIVLLQLAYYACAGILIVFTALVAGKEVSTDLIFSWQSLRGDTAVGWTLGLVWVLNSLTCAIFMLLLIARSKLVLDFALTVHFIHLIVTSLYTHAIPANLFWWALQLCSVTIMTCLGVWACQWRELRPINFGSKTPARQQPAAEDEGGESRGRGRGRGRDGAGEYEMVGMTDADNV, from the exons ATGCCACGACGACGCCGCCCCCCACGACCCGGCGCACTCGCGGATCTCTCCCCAACCCGCATCCTCACCCAGATTGTGCTCCTGCAACTAGCCTACTATGCATGCGCCGGCATCCTCATCGTCTTCACCGCTCTGGTAGCTGGCAAGGAGGTCAGCACCGATTTGATCTTTAGCTGGCAGAGTCTGCGCGGCGACACGGCGGTTGGATGGACACTGGGGCTGGTTTGGGTCCTGAACAGCCTCACGTG CGCCATCTTCATGCTGCTCCTGATTGCGCGCTCAAAACTCGTCCTTGACTTTGCCCTGACCGTACACTTCATTCACCTCATCGTGACCTCCTTATACACCCACGCCATACCCGCCAACCTCTTCTGGTGGGCGCTGCAACTGTGTAGCGTTACTATCATGACTTGTCTCGGTGTCTGGGCCTGCCAATGGCGCGAGTTACGGCCCATCAACTTTGGAAGCAAGACGCCCGCGCGACAACAACCCGCTGCCGAGGACGAAGGGGGTGAATCgagagggagagggaggGGCAGGGGAAGAGAC